A single window of Lysobacter oculi DNA harbors:
- the hisD gene encoding histidinol dehydrogenase has product MKRVEWNALTGTERDQLLRRPTSSLSVQVRGAVQAVLEDVALRGDTALRVLTRHYDGVQLDGLEVDEVEFELAERSLPAALKCAIEDAASRIEAFHLAGMPRAYAVETAPGMRCERVLRPIDTVGLYVPAGSAPLPSTALMLAIPARLAGCLEIVLCSPPRADGSVDPAVLFAARRAPGCRVFKLGGAQAIAAMAFGTDSVPRCDKLFGPGNAYVDEAKRQASQRGEGPAIDMPAGPSEVLVIADAGADPAFVAADLLSQAEHGPDSQVFLLSDSPRLIDRVADRIDAQLARLPRRDIARQALEASRLVQVQDIAQAIAISNRYAPEHLILALREPARWIDAVTSAGTVFMGDWTPESLGDYCSGSNHVLPTAGAARAWSGLSVSSFMKSMTVQTADREGLWTIGPCAMTLADAEGLQGHAHAVRLRMEAAAP; this is encoded by the coding sequence ATGAAGCGCGTGGAATGGAATGCGCTCACCGGCACCGAACGCGACCAGCTTCTGCGGCGTCCCACGAGCAGCCTGTCGGTACAGGTGCGCGGCGCGGTTCAGGCCGTGCTGGAAGACGTGGCGTTGCGGGGCGATACCGCCCTGCGCGTGCTGACCCGTCACTACGACGGCGTGCAGCTCGATGGCTTGGAAGTGGATGAGGTTGAGTTCGAGCTGGCTGAACGCAGCCTGCCGGCAGCGCTCAAGTGCGCCATCGAAGACGCCGCATCCCGTATCGAAGCCTTCCACTTGGCTGGCATGCCCCGCGCGTATGCCGTGGAGACCGCACCGGGAATGCGCTGCGAACGCGTGTTGCGACCGATCGACACCGTGGGCCTGTACGTGCCGGCGGGCAGCGCGCCGTTGCCTTCGACAGCGCTGATGCTGGCGATACCCGCGCGGCTGGCGGGCTGCCTGGAGATCGTGCTGTGCTCGCCCCCCCGGGCCGACGGCAGCGTTGACCCGGCCGTGCTCTTCGCGGCGCGCAGGGCGCCCGGCTGCCGCGTCTTCAAGCTGGGAGGCGCGCAGGCGATCGCCGCGATGGCCTTCGGTACGGACAGCGTCCCGCGCTGCGACAAATTGTTCGGACCTGGAAATGCCTATGTCGATGAGGCGAAGAGACAGGCCAGCCAGCGTGGGGAAGGGCCCGCCATCGACATGCCCGCCGGCCCGTCAGAAGTGCTGGTGATCGCGGATGCGGGCGCGGATCCGGCCTTCGTCGCCGCCGACCTGCTGTCTCAGGCCGAGCATGGGCCGGACTCCCAGGTCTTCCTGCTGTCGGATTCCCCGCGGCTCATTGATCGCGTGGCCGATCGCATCGACGCGCAACTCGCGCGATTGCCGCGGCGCGATATTGCCCGGCAGGCGCTCGAGGCATCACGCCTGGTGCAGGTGCAGGACATCGCGCAGGCCATCGCCATCAGCAACCGATACGCGCCCGAGCACCTCATCCTCGCGTTGCGCGAACCCGCGCGATGGATCGATGCGGTCACGAGTGCCGGCACGGTCTTCATGGGCGACTGGACGCCTGAATCCCTCGGCGACTATTGCTCGGGCAGCAACCATGTCCTGCCCACGGCCGGCGCGGCGCGCGCATGGAGTGGACTGTCGGTGTCCAGCTTCATGAAATCGATGACGGTACAGACCGCGGATCGCGAAGGCCTGTGGACGATCGGCCCATGCGCGATGACACTGGCCGATGCCGAGGGGCTCCAGGGCCATGCCCATGCGGTCCGGTTACGCATGGAAGCCGCCGCGCCATGA
- the hisG gene encoding ATP phosphoribosyltransferase: MTPPPSQGPRDRLRIAIQKNGRLSGPARALLGGCGLSWRESPDRLFCYGESAPIDLLLVRDDDIPGLIADGLCDLGVVGRNVLLEQASERVSKQLPSAFGEWRALGFGSCRLSLAVPQDWIWEEPRQLEGRRIATSYPALLKSWLQARDVKADIVVLSGSVEIAPRLGQADAICDLVSSGATLAANQLVPVVDLLESEAVLAGPTRPLEPVLATLAEQLLRRLDGVVRIRDSKLLMFHAKRDDVDALVRLLPDAEPPTRFAMEDGETMALQALCHSAVTWQRMEELKRAGACGLMVLPIERMLA; encoded by the coding sequence ATGACACCTCCTCCCTCGCAAGGCCCGCGCGATCGTCTGCGCATCGCCATCCAGAAGAACGGCCGCCTGTCCGGCCCCGCACGCGCGCTGCTCGGCGGCTGCGGCCTGTCCTGGCGTGAAAGTCCCGACAGGTTGTTCTGCTACGGAGAATCCGCGCCCATCGACCTGTTGTTGGTGCGCGATGATGATATTCCCGGTCTGATCGCCGATGGGCTGTGCGACCTGGGTGTGGTGGGGCGCAACGTGCTGCTCGAACAGGCGTCCGAACGCGTATCGAAACAACTGCCTTCCGCATTCGGGGAATGGCGCGCGCTCGGCTTCGGGAGCTGCCGGCTGTCGTTGGCAGTGCCCCAGGACTGGATATGGGAAGAACCCCGGCAACTCGAAGGCCGACGCATCGCCACCAGTTACCCGGCGCTGCTGAAGTCATGGTTGCAGGCGCGCGACGTCAAGGCCGATATCGTGGTGCTGTCGGGATCGGTGGAAATTGCGCCCCGCTTGGGACAGGCCGATGCAATCTGCGACCTGGTCTCGAGCGGCGCCACGTTGGCCGCCAACCAGTTGGTGCCGGTGGTCGACTTGCTAGAAAGCGAAGCGGTGCTTGCCGGACCCACGCGGCCGCTCGAGCCCGTGCTAGCCACCTTGGCTGAACAGCTCCTGCGCCGGCTCGATGGCGTGGTCCGGATCCGCGACAGCAAGCTGCTGATGTTCCATGCCAAGCGCGATGACGTGGATGCGCTGGTGCGGCTGTTGCCCGATGCCGAGCCGCCCACGCGCTTCGCCATGGAGGATGGCGAAACCATGGCCTTGCAGGCGCTGTGCCATAGCGCGGTCACCTGGCAGCGCATGGAGGAGCTCAAGCGTGCAGGTGCCTGCGGACTCATGGTGCTTCCGATCGAAAGGATGCTGGCATGA
- a CDS encoding YerC/YecD family TrpR-related protein, translating to MKQRPQPVPRPQASADLDALSSALAALRDAEDVRAFLEDLCTPAELEAMSDRWKVVPLLLRGVPYRDIHEETSVSVTTVGRVARTVERGSGGYRRAARKLRHPGA from the coding sequence ATGAAGCAGCGTCCTCAACCCGTTCCCCGCCCGCAGGCCAGCGCGGACCTGGACGCGTTGTCATCCGCACTGGCAGCGCTCAGGGATGCGGAAGACGTCCGCGCCTTTCTGGAGGATCTGTGCACCCCGGCCGAGCTGGAAGCCATGAGCGACCGCTGGAAGGTCGTGCCGTTGCTCCTGCGCGGGGTGCCTTACCGCGATATCCACGAGGAAACTTCGGTGAGCGTCACCACGGTCGGGCGCGTTGCGCGCACGGTGGAGCGCGGCAGTGGCGGCTATCGGCGCGCCGCGCGGAAGTTGCGACATCCAGGGGCCTGA
- a CDS encoding HAL/PAL/TAL family ammonia-lyase, giving the protein MSDAIHLDGHSLDRAGLVRIANGAKVTLDAGALQRVARAADFLAEQVAREEPIYGVSTGFGSNADKLLGARRLRGDGDESLHAELQRNLITTHAVCVGEPFAADVVRAMMGIRINTLLRGHSGIRVQTLEAMAAMLNAGIVPVVPQLGSVGASGDLAPLSHLAIVLLGGGEAFFEGQRMKGGDALRRAGLAPVTLSYKEGLALNNGTAQMLATGVLALHRLEALLDTADIAAAMTIDAFAGRLGAFAPEVHALRPHPGQVKVADNLRRLLGGSTLADIPYHLVPRFRQWLPQSWDSDAGSALTFDIGWDWVPDSQRHGREKFYTRFKPFRGGKKHQPQDSYSLRCIPQVHGAVRDAVAQAARVLDIELNAVTDNPLVFPDAQSRHVEEQVISAGHFHGMPLALAMSYVKAAIPVLASISERRLNKLVDPATSDGLPAFLIGNEDGTESGYMIVQYTAAAIVNDLASRAMPASVYSIPTSANAEDHVSMGANEARHVLAMTDDLAKVLGLELMTAAQALDFRRDMINAARDLARHADADVFAEKVRGGPAREAPNRAGFLAEVDALRRELAASEAFHPGRAVAAAHAEVRRHVAFLKRDRALDGDVSAAVRMVESGAVLAAICG; this is encoded by the coding sequence ATGAGCGACGCGATCCATCTCGATGGCCATTCACTCGACCGCGCCGGGCTGGTGCGGATCGCCAACGGCGCGAAGGTGACGCTGGATGCCGGTGCGCTACAGCGCGTCGCCCGCGCCGCCGACTTCCTCGCCGAGCAGGTCGCGCGCGAGGAGCCGATCTACGGCGTCTCCACCGGCTTCGGCAGCAACGCCGACAAGCTGCTGGGCGCGCGCCGCCTGCGCGGTGACGGCGACGAATCGCTGCACGCGGAACTGCAGCGCAACCTCATCACCACCCATGCCGTCTGCGTGGGCGAGCCGTTCGCCGCCGATGTGGTGCGCGCGATGATGGGGATCCGCATCAACACGCTGCTGCGCGGGCATTCCGGCATCCGCGTGCAGACGCTCGAGGCGATGGCTGCGATGTTGAATGCCGGCATCGTGCCGGTGGTGCCGCAGCTGGGGTCGGTGGGTGCCTCAGGTGACCTGGCGCCGCTGTCGCATCTGGCCATCGTGCTGCTGGGCGGTGGCGAGGCTTTCTTCGAAGGCCAGCGTATGAAGGGCGGCGATGCGCTGCGGCGTGCCGGTCTCGCGCCGGTGACGCTGAGCTACAAGGAAGGCCTGGCGCTCAACAACGGCACCGCACAGATGCTGGCGACCGGCGTGCTGGCGCTACACCGGCTGGAAGCGCTGTTGGATACCGCCGACATCGCCGCCGCGATGACCATCGATGCCTTCGCCGGCCGGCTCGGCGCGTTCGCGCCGGAAGTGCATGCGCTGCGTCCGCATCCGGGGCAGGTGAAGGTCGCGGACAACCTCCGTCGACTGCTCGGCGGGTCCACGCTTGCGGATATCCCGTATCACCTGGTGCCCCGTTTCCGCCAATGGTTGCCGCAGAGCTGGGATTCGGATGCGGGCAGTGCGCTGACCTTCGACATCGGCTGGGACTGGGTGCCGGATTCACAGCGCCATGGCCGCGAGAAGTTCTACACGCGTTTCAAGCCGTTCCGCGGCGGCAAGAAACACCAGCCGCAGGACAGCTATTCGCTGCGTTGCATCCCGCAGGTGCATGGCGCGGTGCGCGACGCGGTGGCGCAGGCCGCGCGCGTGCTGGACATCGAGCTCAACGCGGTCACCGACAACCCGTTGGTGTTCCCGGATGCGCAGTCCCGCCACGTCGAGGAACAGGTCATTTCCGCGGGCCATTTCCACGGCATGCCGCTGGCGCTGGCGATGAGCTACGTCAAGGCGGCCATCCCGGTGCTGGCCTCGATCAGCGAGCGCCGCCTCAACAAGCTGGTCGATCCCGCGACCAGCGACGGGTTGCCGGCGTTCCTGATCGGCAACGAGGACGGCACCGAGTCCGGCTACATGATCGTGCAGTACACCGCCGCGGCGATCGTCAACGATCTCGCTTCACGTGCGATGCCGGCGTCGGTGTACTCCATCCCGACCAGCGCCAATGCCGAGGACCATGTCTCGATGGGCGCGAACGAGGCACGCCACGTGCTGGCGATGACCGACGACCTGGCCAAGGTGCTGGGCCTGGAGCTGATGACCGCCGCCCAGGCGCTCGATTTCCGCCGCGACATGATCAATGCCGCGCGCGACCTGGCCCGCCACGCGGATGCCGATGTCTTTGCCGAGAAAGTGCGGGGCGGGCCCGCCAGGGAGGCGCCGAACCGGGCCGGCTTCCTGGCCGAGGTCGATGCCTTGCGCCGCGAGCTGGCGGCTTCCGAGGCGTTCCACCCTGGGCGCGCGGTCGCGGCGGCGCATGCGGAAGTGCGCAGGCACGTGGCGTTCCTGAAGCGGGATCGCGCATTGGACGGCGACGTGTCCGCGGCGGTGCGCATGGTCGAGTCGGGTGCCGTGCTTGCGGCCATATGCGGATAG
- the hisS gene encoding histidine--tRNA ligase encodes MIKPRTPPGVMELLPREQIAFQRMLDTIRQTYESFGFLPVETPVFELSDVLLTKTGGETERQVYFAQSTGALEKAGDGLPELALRFDLTVPLARYVAEHEHDLAFPFRRYQIQRVYRGERAQRGRFREFYQCDIDVIGKDALNPRYDAEIPAVIHAVFEKLAIGDFTIQFNHRKLLRGFFEGLGIEGMQQDLVLRELDKLDKRGEDAVRATLVGEGFGLAAEVAERLLAFSRVRSEGHDDALARLAALGEGTALFNEGRDALVATLQQLKAMGITESRYAINLSIARGLDYYTGIVYETTLDAYPQIGSICSGGRYDDLASHYTKSKLPGVGISIGLTRLFWQLREAGIVGVDASSVDVLVGLLDEAGFDDALALSQGLRVAGLRVETQMEAKKIAKQFQYADRAGIRFVALRGEGERTGGTVTLKDLSNGEQDTVAMDTAADWLAARMKERQA; translated from the coding sequence TTGATCAAGCCCCGTACCCCGCCCGGCGTCATGGAACTGCTGCCGCGCGAGCAGATCGCCTTCCAGCGCATGCTCGACACCATCCGGCAGACCTATGAATCGTTCGGTTTCCTGCCGGTCGAGACGCCGGTCTTCGAGCTGTCCGACGTCCTGCTGACCAAGACCGGCGGCGAAACCGAGCGCCAGGTCTATTTCGCGCAGTCCACCGGTGCACTGGAGAAGGCCGGTGATGGCCTGCCGGAGCTCGCCCTGCGCTTCGACCTGACCGTGCCGCTGGCCCGCTACGTGGCCGAGCACGAGCACGACCTGGCGTTCCCGTTCCGCCGCTACCAGATCCAGCGCGTGTACCGCGGTGAGCGCGCCCAGCGTGGCCGTTTCCGCGAGTTCTACCAGTGCGACATCGACGTGATCGGCAAGGACGCGCTCAACCCGCGTTACGACGCCGAGATTCCGGCGGTGATCCACGCGGTGTTCGAAAAGCTCGCCATCGGCGACTTCACCATCCAGTTCAACCATCGCAAGCTGCTGCGCGGGTTCTTCGAAGGCCTCGGCATCGAAGGCATGCAGCAGGACCTGGTCCTGCGCGAACTCGACAAGCTCGACAAGCGCGGCGAAGACGCGGTGCGCGCGACGCTGGTCGGCGAGGGCTTCGGCCTTGCGGCGGAGGTCGCCGAGCGCCTGCTGGCGTTCTCGCGCGTGCGTTCGGAAGGCCATGACGATGCGCTGGCCAGACTCGCCGCACTGGGCGAGGGCACCGCGCTGTTCAACGAAGGCCGCGATGCGCTGGTCGCCACGCTGCAGCAGCTGAAGGCGATGGGCATCACCGAATCGCGCTATGCGATCAACCTCTCCATCGCGCGCGGGCTGGATTACTACACCGGCATCGTCTACGAGACCACGCTGGATGCGTATCCGCAGATCGGTTCGATCTGTTCCGGTGGTCGCTATGACGACCTCGCATCGCATTACACCAAGTCGAAACTGCCGGGCGTCGGCATCTCCATCGGCCTGACCCGGCTGTTCTGGCAGTTGCGCGAAGCCGGCATCGTAGGTGTCGATGCGAGCTCGGTGGACGTGCTGGTGGGCCTGCTGGACGAAGCCGGTTTCGATGATGCGCTGGCGTTGTCGCAGGGGCTGCGCGTCGCCGGCCTGCGCGTCGAAACGCAGATGGAGGCGAAGAAGATCGCCAAGCAGTTCCAGTACGCCGACCGCGCCGGCATCCGCTTCGTTGCGTTGCGCGGCGAAGGCGAGCGCACCGGCGGCACGGTCACGCTGAAGGACCTGTCGAACGGCGAGCAGGACACCGTGGCAATGGACACGGCCGCCGACTGGCTGGCCGCACGCATGAAGGAGCGGCAGGCATGA
- the argH gene encoding argininosuccinate lyase: MSNLLWQKAGVAVDADIQRFLAGDDVILDREFILHDIQASRAHAEGLQRIGILTQQELDVLSAELADLAADIERGGFVLDARFEDMHSAIEHRLTERLGDIGKKIHTGRSRNDQVLVATRLWLKAKLGEVAVVCREVAAIALERAETEADIAMPGYTHLQRAVVSSAGMWWTGWAEAFIDNAERALQTRDWVDANPLGTAAGYGVNLPLERTHTTQALAFGRMQVSPLYAQLSRGKFEMAALETLGSAMLDLRRIAWDLSLFTTAEFDFVRLPAQFTTGSSIMPNKRNPDVIELMRAAYASVAAARTEIEQLMSLPSGYHRDLQFGKGGLVHGFSRGLGALRLLPSLMQALEWKPERMRAALDPSMYATDLAVDLARQGMPFRDAYREAADPARWAEGDPAASLAARVSPGASGAALNEVLKARLAALGQP, from the coding sequence ATGAGCAACCTGCTGTGGCAGAAGGCGGGCGTGGCGGTGGATGCGGACATCCAGCGCTTCCTGGCCGGCGACGATGTCATCCTCGACCGCGAATTCATCCTCCACGACATCCAGGCCAGCCGCGCGCACGCGGAAGGGCTGCAGCGCATCGGCATCCTCACGCAGCAGGAGCTGGATGTGTTGTCGGCCGAACTTGCCGATCTCGCCGCAGACATCGAACGTGGCGGGTTCGTGCTGGACGCGCGCTTCGAAGACATGCATTCGGCCATCGAGCACCGCCTGACCGAGCGCCTCGGCGACATCGGCAAGAAGATCCACACCGGCCGCAGCCGCAACGACCAGGTGCTGGTGGCGACGCGCCTGTGGCTGAAAGCGAAGTTGGGTGAAGTCGCCGTGGTGTGCCGCGAAGTCGCGGCCATCGCGCTGGAGCGCGCCGAAACCGAAGCCGACATCGCCATGCCGGGCTATACGCACCTGCAACGCGCGGTGGTGTCGAGCGCGGGCATGTGGTGGACGGGCTGGGCCGAAGCCTTCATCGACAACGCGGAACGTGCCTTGCAGACGCGTGACTGGGTCGATGCCAATCCACTCGGCACGGCGGCGGGTTACGGCGTCAACCTGCCGCTGGAACGCACGCACACCACGCAGGCACTCGCGTTCGGGCGGATGCAGGTGTCGCCGCTGTACGCGCAGCTTTCGCGCGGCAAGTTCGAAATGGCGGCGCTGGAAACGCTCGGCAGCGCGATGCTGGACCTGCGCCGCATCGCCTGGGACCTGAGCCTGTTCACGACCGCCGAGTTCGATTTCGTGCGGTTGCCAGCGCAGTTCACCACCGGCAGCTCGATCATGCCGAACAAGCGCAACCCCGACGTCATCGAACTGATGCGTGCGGCCTATGCCAGCGTGGCGGCGGCGCGCACCGAGATCGAACAGTTGATGTCGCTGCCGTCCGGCTATCACCGCGATCTGCAGTTCGGCAAGGGCGGATTGGTGCACGGTTTCAGCCGCGGGCTCGGTGCGCTGCGCCTGCTGCCCTCGCTGATGCAGGCGCTGGAATGGAAGCCGGAGCGGATGCGTGCCGCACTCGACCCGTCGATGTATGCCACCGATCTCGCTGTGGACCTGGCGCGGCAGGGCATGCCGTTCCGCGACGCCTACCGCGAGGCCGCCGATCCCGCGCGCTGGGCCGAAGGCGATCCGGCCGCGAGCCTCGCGGCGCGTGTCTCGCCGGGCGCTTCAGGCGCGGCCTTGAATGAGGTGCTGAAGGCGCGGCTGGCGGCGCTCGGCCAGCCCTGA
- the argC gene encoding N-acetyl-gamma-glutamyl-phosphate reductase produces the protein MKRIGLVGARGHVGEELIRLIDAHTQMALGFVSSRERDGERVSDHVAGFEGELRYRNIAHEQLAEETVDAYVLALPNGKAAACVANIDMRGDAPVIVDLSADYRFDDGWFYGLPELTREAYAGQRRISNPGCYASAMQFAIAPMRGNLAGPVQCFGVSGYSGAGTTPSDKNNPELLRDNLMPYALADHLHEREVARHCAPVEFMPHVAPHFRGLSITANLHLREPVARDAVIAAYRDFYAGEPLVQVRDDSPWTSRIARRQHAEVGGFTLADGGTRLVVVSVLDNLLKGAATQAMQNLNLAFGFDEVEGIPMEAAA, from the coding sequence ATGAAGCGGATCGGGCTGGTCGGCGCGCGTGGCCATGTCGGCGAGGAACTGATCCGGCTCATCGACGCGCACACGCAGATGGCACTCGGCTTCGTGTCCTCGCGTGAGCGCGATGGCGAACGCGTGTCCGACCACGTCGCCGGGTTCGAGGGCGAACTCCGTTACCGCAACATCGCCCATGAGCAATTGGCCGAAGAAACGGTGGATGCCTACGTACTGGCCTTGCCGAACGGCAAGGCGGCTGCCTGCGTCGCCAACATCGACATGCGCGGCGATGCGCCGGTGATCGTCGATCTGTCCGCCGACTACCGCTTCGACGACGGCTGGTTCTACGGCCTGCCGGAACTCACCCGTGAGGCCTATGCCGGGCAGCGCCGCATCAGCAATCCCGGCTGTTATGCCAGCGCGATGCAGTTCGCCATCGCGCCGATGCGCGGGAACCTGGCCGGGCCGGTGCAGTGTTTCGGCGTATCCGGCTATTCGGGCGCGGGCACCACGCCCAGCGACAAGAACAATCCCGAGTTGCTGCGCGACAACCTGATGCCCTACGCGTTGGCCGATCACCTGCACGAGCGCGAAGTCGCGCGTCATTGCGCCCCGGTGGAGTTCATGCCGCACGTCGCGCCGCATTTCCGCGGGCTCTCCATCACCGCCAACCTGCACCTGCGCGAACCGGTGGCGCGCGATGCGGTGATCGCCGCCTATCGCGATTTCTATGCCGGCGAGCCGCTGGTGCAGGTGCGCGACGATTCGCCGTGGACGTCGCGCATCGCCCGGCGCCAGCACGCCGAAGTCGGCGGTTTCACGCTGGCCGATGGCGGCACGCGGCTGGTGGTGGTCAGCGTGCTCGACAACCTGCTGAAGGGCGCGGCCACGCAGGCGATGCAGAACCTCAACCTCGCGTTCGGCTTCGACGAAGTCGAGGGCATCCCGATGGAGGCGGCGGCATGA
- a CDS encoding acetylglutamate kinase has translation MNLQVHDPQTRQTIVRLLSSMAGAKEISQYLKRYSQLEAARFAVVKVGGAVLRDDLDALVSSLAFLQDVGLTPIVIHGAGPQLDEALAEAGIDKQTVNGLRVTRADTLAIVRRVMQAQNLALVEALQASDARATSIVSGVFESTQMDAETYGLVGEVARVELAPIRASLQAGSIPVIASLGETAGGQIVNINADYAANALVRELQPDKIVFLTGTGGLLDERGKVIDSINLSTDYERLLAAPWVNGGMRVKLEQIKALLDSVPLSSSASITRPGELAKELFTHKGSGTLVRRGERVLRVESWDQLDLPKLRALIESAFGRRLLPDYFDKTPLLRAYVSENYRAAVILTGDGPQPYLDKFAVLDDAQGEGLGRAVWEMMRAETPVLYWRSRRYNPVNAFYDAEADGSYRRTPWKAYWYGMEDFDAIRACVEDALARPASLEDAA, from the coding sequence ATGAACCTGCAAGTCCACGATCCGCAGACCCGCCAGACCATCGTCCGCCTGCTCTCGAGCATGGCCGGCGCGAAGGAGATCAGCCAGTACCTCAAGCGCTATTCGCAGCTGGAGGCCGCGCGCTTCGCCGTGGTGAAAGTGGGCGGCGCGGTGCTGCGTGACGACCTCGATGCGCTGGTGTCCTCGCTCGCGTTCCTGCAGGACGTGGGCCTGACGCCGATCGTCATCCACGGCGCGGGCCCGCAGCTGGACGAAGCGTTGGCCGAAGCCGGCATCGACAAGCAGACCGTCAACGGCCTGCGGGTGACGCGCGCGGACACGCTCGCCATCGTGCGGCGGGTGATGCAGGCGCAGAACCTGGCGCTGGTCGAAGCGCTGCAGGCCAGCGATGCGCGTGCGACGTCGATTGTCTCCGGCGTGTTCGAATCGACGCAGATGGATGCGGAAACCTACGGGCTCGTCGGCGAAGTGGCGCGTGTCGAACTCGCACCGATCCGCGCCAGCCTGCAGGCCGGTTCGATTCCGGTGATCGCCAGCCTCGGTGAAACCGCCGGCGGGCAGATCGTCAACATCAACGCGGACTACGCGGCGAATGCGTTGGTGCGCGAGCTGCAGCCGGACAAGATCGTCTTCCTGACCGGCACCGGCGGCCTGCTGGACGAGCGTGGCAAAGTCATCGATTCCATCAACCTCTCCACCGACTACGAGCGCCTGCTGGCCGCGCCCTGGGTCAACGGCGGCATGCGGGTGAAGCTGGAGCAGATCAAGGCCTTGCTGGACAGCGTGCCGTTGTCGTCGTCGGCGTCGATCACGCGGCCCGGCGAACTGGCGAAGGAACTGTTCACCCACAAGGGCTCCGGCACATTGGTGCGGCGCGGCGAGCGCGTGCTGCGCGTGGAAAGCTGGGACCAGCTGGACCTGCCGAAGCTGCGCGCGTTGATCGAATCCGCCTTCGGCCGCCGCCTGCTGCCGGACTACTTCGACAAGACGCCGCTGCTGCGCGCCTACGTCAGCGAGAACTATCGCGCCGCGGTGATCCTGACTGGCGACGGCCCGCAGCCTTACCTCGACAAGTTCGCCGTGCTCGATGACGCGCAGGGCGAGGGCCTGGGCCGCGCGGTGTGGGAGATGATGCGGGCGGAAACGCCGGTGCTGTATTGGCGTTCGCGCCGCTACAACCCGGTCAATGCCTTCTACGATGCCGAGGCCGATGGCAGTTACCGGCGCACGCCGTGGAAGGCGTACTGGTACGGCATGGAGGATTTCGATGCGATCCGCGCCTGCGTGGAAGACGCGTTGGCGCGTCCCGCATCGCTGGAGGACGCGGCATGA
- a CDS encoding acetylornithine deacetylase: protein MIEAVLQHLATLVSFDTRNPPREIAAEGGIFAYLRAQLSGFDVEVTDHGAGAVSLFAVRGQPRLLFNVHMDTVPDSPAWTADPHTLRIEGDGVIGLGACDIKGAAAALVAVAQSTPGDMALLFTSDEEANDPRCIHAFLQRDHGFRDVIVAEPTRCEAVLAHRGISAVRMEFHGDAGHASGAQALQASALHRAMRWGVRALDHVEAHAAQAFGGLQGLRFNIGRMEGGIKANVIAPRAEVRFGFRPLPSQSMDALHAQFRDFAAGEADYEETFRGPSLPAGEAAEAENRRRDAQALAESLQLPIGNAVDFWTEASLFSAAGMNAIVYGPGDIAQAHTDDEWVALEQLERYAASIQRILTTSSQ from the coding sequence GTGATCGAGGCCGTGCTCCAGCATCTGGCGACGCTGGTGTCGTTCGACACCCGCAACCCGCCGCGCGAGATCGCCGCTGAGGGCGGGATCTTCGCTTACCTGCGTGCACAGCTCAGCGGTTTCGATGTCGAAGTCACCGACCACGGCGCCGGCGCGGTGTCGCTGTTCGCCGTGCGCGGGCAGCCGCGCCTGCTGTTCAACGTGCACATGGACACCGTGCCGGATTCGCCCGCATGGACCGCCGATCCGCACACGTTGCGCATCGAAGGCGACGGCGTCATCGGCCTCGGCGCCTGCGACATCAAGGGCGCGGCGGCTGCATTGGTCGCGGTGGCGCAATCGACGCCCGGCGACATGGCGTTGCTGTTCACCAGCGACGAGGAAGCCAACGACCCGCGCTGCATCCACGCCTTCCTGCAGCGCGACCACGGTTTCCGCGATGTGATCGTCGCCGAGCCGACCCGCTGCGAGGCGGTGCTCGCGCATCGCGGCATCTCGGCGGTGCGGATGGAATTCCATGGCGACGCCGGCCATGCCTCCGGCGCACAGGCGCTGCAGGCGAGCGCATTGCATCGCGCGATGCGCTGGGGCGTGCGCGCGCTCGATCATGTGGAAGCGCATGCAGCGCAGGCCTTCGGTGGGTTGCAGGGGCTGCGCTTCAACATCGGGCGGATGGAAGGCGGCATCAAGGCGAACGTCATCGCGCCGCGCGCCGAGGTGCGCTTCGGCTTCCGCCCGCTGCCTTCGCAATCCATGGACGCGTTGCACGCGCAGTTCCGCGACTTCGCCGCAGGTGAGGCGGATTACGAGGAAACCTTCCGTGGCCCGTCGCTGCCCGCAGGCGAGGCTGCCGAGGCCGAAAACCGCCGCCGCGATGCGCAGGCGCTGGCCGAATCGCTGCAGCTGCCCATCGGCAACGCGGTCGATTTCTGGACCGAAGCCTCGCTGTTTTCCGCCGCCGGCATGAACGCCATCGTCTATGGCCCCGGCGACATCGCCCAGGCGCACACCGACGACGAATGGGTGGCGCTCGAACAACTCGAACGCTACGCCGCCTCCATCCAACGCATCCTTACGACTTCATCGCAATGA